In Rhizobium sp. BG4, the genomic stretch TCGGCTGCGGCGAGAACGAGGTGTACCTCGCCTCGACCGGTGTTATCGGCGAGCCGCTGGACGCGACCAAGTTTTCTGGTGTTCTCGATGCCATGCATCGCGATGCGACCGGTGATTTCTGGTTCGAGGCAGCCAAGGCGATCATGACCACGGACACCTATCCGAAGGTCGCGACGCGCAGCGCCGAAATCGGCGGCGTCAAGGTGACGATCAACGGGATCGCCAAGGGCGCCGGGATGATCGCGCCCGACATGGCGACGATGCTCTCCTTCGTCGTAACCGATGCCGATATCGCTCCGGCCGCGCTGCAGGCGATGCTGTCGGAAGGCGTCGGCCCGACTTTCAACTCGATGACCGTCGATAGCGACACCTCGACATCCGATACGCTGATGCTGTTTGCAACCGGCGCCGCAGCGGTTGACGGTCAGGCGCGCGTCGAGCGCGCCGACGATGCCCGTCTCGCGACCTTCCGCGTCGCGCTCAACGAAGTGCTCAAGGATCTGGCGCTGCAGGTCTGCCGCGACGGCGAAGGCGCGACCAAGATGCTCGAAATCACCGTGACCGGCGCCGAGAGCGATGCGGCGGCCAAGCGGATCGCGCTTTCGATCGCCAATTCGCCGCTGGTCAAGACGGCGGCTGCCGGCGAGGACGCCAACTGGGGCCGTATCGTCATGGCTGTCGGCAAGGCCGGCGAAATGGCGGATCGCGACCGTCTGGCGATCTGGTTCGGCGATGTGCGCGTTGCCGTCAACGGCGAGCGCGACCCCGGCTACTCGGAAGAGGCTGCGTCGAACGTCATGAAACAGCAGGATATTCCGGTTAAAGTCGACATCGGTCTCGGT encodes the following:
- the argJ gene encoding bifunctional glutamate N-acetyltransferase/amino-acid acetyltransferase ArgJ, with the translated sequence MSGSVSPLAPKTFASMPALRGVRMATAAAGIKYKNRTDVLMMVFDKPASVAGVFTRSKCPSAPVDFCRSNLPHGVARAVVVNSGNANAFTGLKGRAATELTAKSAAAAVGCGENEVYLASTGVIGEPLDATKFSGVLDAMHRDATGDFWFEAAKAIMTTDTYPKVATRSAEIGGVKVTINGIAKGAGMIAPDMATMLSFVVTDADIAPAALQAMLSEGVGPTFNSMTVDSDTSTSDTLMLFATGAAAVDGQARVERADDARLATFRVALNEVLKDLALQVCRDGEGATKMLEITVTGAESDAAAKRIALSIANSPLVKTAAAGEDANWGRIVMAVGKAGEMADRDRLAIWFGDVRVAVNGERDPGYSEEAASNVMKQQDIPVKVDIGLGKGQATVWTCDLTKEYVAINGDYRS